From the Priestia koreensis genome, one window contains:
- a CDS encoding SepM family pheromone-processing serine protease has protein sequence MKKNKLFTLSLVLGIILAFMIVFFPLPYYITKPGMAQKLDPIIDVQGGTEEKGDFMLTTVRMGKATPLSYTLAHIQDFQEVFPEKDIRQEGESDKDYNYRQLHLMETSKQSAIVVAYQKANKQIEFHNKGVYIMSVVPKMPAEKVLKAGDRVHKVDGKAIETADEFISFVSQKKKGDAVSITYDRNGKMYTKSVKIQPFPGLKNKVGLGITLITDRDITETPKVKINTEQIGGPSAGLMFSLEIYNQLVEEDTTHGYQIAGTGTINDEGIVGPIGGISQKIVAASDSGAEIFFAPAEGGRKDSNYNEAVKTAKKIDTKMKIIPVNTFDDAIAYLNKLKDKK, from the coding sequence ATGAAAAAGAATAAACTATTTACGTTGTCCCTCGTGCTGGGGATTATTCTGGCGTTTATGATTGTATTTTTTCCGCTTCCGTACTACATCACTAAGCCAGGAATGGCACAAAAGCTAGACCCTATCATTGACGTTCAGGGTGGAACAGAGGAAAAAGGCGATTTTATGCTGACAACGGTTCGAATGGGGAAAGCAACTCCACTGTCATACACGCTCGCACATATTCAGGATTTCCAAGAAGTATTTCCTGAAAAAGATATTCGTCAAGAAGGGGAAAGCGACAAAGACTATAATTACAGACAGCTTCACCTTATGGAAACATCGAAACAGTCGGCGATTGTCGTAGCATACCAAAAGGCAAATAAACAAATTGAGTTTCATAACAAAGGTGTATACATTATGAGCGTAGTGCCAAAGATGCCTGCTGAAAAAGTGTTAAAAGCAGGAGATCGCGTACATAAGGTGGATGGAAAGGCTATTGAAACGGCAGATGAATTCATTTCATTCGTATCTCAGAAGAAAAAAGGGGACGCTGTGAGCATTACATACGATCGTAATGGGAAAATGTATACCAAATCGGTTAAGATTCAACCGTTCCCAGGATTGAAAAACAAAGTAGGACTAGGTATTACGCTCATTACGGATCGAGATATTACAGAAACACCAAAAGTGAAAATTAACACTGAGCAAATTGGTGGGCCTTCTGCTGGTCTCATGTTTTCGTTGGAAATTTACAATCAGCTAGTAGAGGAAGATACCACTCACGGCTATCAAATCGCAGGTACAGGAACAATTAACGATGAGGGCATCGTTGGACCGATCGGTGGGATTTCACAAAAAATTGTCGCCGCTAGTGACTCAGGTGCAGAAATTTTCTTTGCTCCGGCTGAAGGTGGTAGGAAAGACTCCAACTACAATGAAGCGGTGAAAACAGCGAAGAAAATTGATACAAAGATGAAAATTATTCCTGTGAACACGTTTGATGATGCGATTGCATACTTAAACAAATTAAAAGATAAAAAATAA
- a CDS encoding patatin-like phospholipase family protein, translated as MKDPTVGLALGSGGARGFAHLGVLKVLHEANIPVHCIAGSSMGALVAAFYATGMDMDRLYKIANAFKRKYHLDVTVPKMGFVVGERIKELVRVFTHGKNIEDLMIPIAIVTTDLRTGEKVVFREGPVAEAVRASISIPGIFVPEPLNGRLLVDGGVVDRIPVSVARDLGADIVIAVDVSRVKTNAEIGSIFDVILQSLDILQEELVKHREIASDVMIRPHVEAFSSRAFKNIAEIIAIGEEEGRKHLPKIKATIENWKEQHHEKE; from the coding sequence TTGAAAGATCCAACGGTTGGTTTAGCTCTTGGATCTGGCGGAGCCAGGGGTTTTGCGCATCTTGGGGTGTTAAAAGTGCTGCATGAGGCTAACATTCCCGTTCACTGTATCGCGGGAAGCAGCATGGGGGCGCTTGTGGCCGCTTTTTATGCAACGGGAATGGACATGGACCGCTTATATAAAATCGCCAATGCTTTCAAACGAAAGTACCATTTAGACGTTACGGTCCCCAAAATGGGATTTGTTGTTGGAGAGCGAATTAAAGAATTAGTAAGAGTCTTTACTCATGGAAAGAATATTGAAGACTTGATGATTCCGATTGCGATTGTCACGACCGATTTAAGAACGGGAGAAAAAGTGGTTTTTAGGGAAGGACCTGTAGCAGAAGCTGTGCGAGCAAGCATCTCCATTCCCGGTATTTTTGTTCCTGAGCCGCTGAATGGCCGGCTGTTAGTAGATGGGGGAGTTGTGGATCGTATCCCCGTTTCCGTGGCGCGTGATTTAGGGGCAGATATTGTTATAGCGGTAGATGTTTCAAGAGTCAAAACAAATGCAGAGATTGGCTCGATTTTTGATGTTATTTTACAAAGTTTAGACATTTTACAAGAAGAGCTTGTGAAGCATCGTGAAATTGCGTCGGATGTTATGATTCGGCCTCACGTCGAGGCATTTAGCTCCCGCGCGTTTAAGAACATTGCTGAAATTATTGCAATAGGTGAAGAAGAAGGTAGAAAACATCTGCCTAAAATTAAAGCAACCATTGAAAATTGGAAGGAGCAGCACCATGAAAAAGAATAA
- the ylbJ gene encoding sporulation integral membrane protein YlbJ, whose protein sequence is MTKSVFKTLLLSASALLLAGALIIFPQEAVKASVRGLDMWWKVVFPSLLPFFIASEMLIGFGVVKFVGILLEPFMRPIFRVPGAGGFVLAMGMASGFPAGAKLTARLRQERQLTSLEATRLVSFTNSSNPLFICGAVAVGFFHNPHLGILLALAHYLGNLSVGVIMRFYGGSSVIDSPSKKGLPSFKEALREMHRYRLSDNRPIGKLLGDAVSSAIQSLLMIGGFIILFSVLNKLLLLMNVTSLFSHLLSLVFPLFHLSTDLSLPFVSGLFEITLGSRLTSDITSSHLLHQAIITSFILGFSGFSVQAQVASILAETDIKFLPFFIARILHGCFAMIITILLWRPLHSYITSYNPSVPTSTNETFGWMSEYWHVCITYGPLLTIGFLLLYVWLLFKNLRRAL, encoded by the coding sequence TTGACAAAATCCGTCTTTAAAACACTCTTACTTTCTGCAAGCGCACTTCTGCTAGCAGGCGCATTAATTATTTTCCCCCAAGAAGCGGTAAAAGCTTCTGTGCGGGGATTAGATATGTGGTGGAAGGTCGTTTTCCCTTCGCTCCTTCCCTTTTTTATCGCTTCTGAGATGCTTATCGGCTTTGGCGTTGTAAAGTTTGTCGGTATTCTTCTTGAACCGTTTATGCGCCCTATTTTTCGTGTACCAGGCGCTGGTGGATTTGTTCTCGCGATGGGGATGGCTTCAGGATTTCCAGCAGGGGCCAAACTTACGGCTCGCCTTCGACAGGAAAGACAGCTGACATCCCTTGAAGCAACTCGTCTTGTCTCCTTCACAAATTCGTCTAATCCATTGTTTATTTGCGGAGCGGTGGCGGTCGGTTTTTTCCACAATCCCCACCTTGGTATTTTACTTGCGCTCGCCCATTACCTTGGCAATTTATCCGTGGGCGTCATCATGAGATTCTATGGTGGTTCCTCTGTCATAGATTCGCCATCTAAAAAAGGTCTTCCTTCTTTTAAAGAAGCGCTGCGAGAAATGCATCGTTACCGTCTTTCCGATAATCGTCCAATCGGAAAACTGTTAGGGGATGCCGTTAGCTCCGCTATTCAAAGCCTCTTAATGATTGGTGGATTTATTATTTTATTTTCGGTTTTAAACAAGCTTCTTTTACTAATGAACGTGACTTCTCTGTTCAGTCACTTGCTTTCGCTTGTTTTTCCACTGTTTCATCTTTCAACCGATCTTTCGTTGCCCTTTGTCTCAGGTCTATTCGAAATTACACTTGGAAGCCGTTTAACGAGTGACATTACGTCTTCTCACCTTTTACATCAGGCCATTATCACAAGCTTCATATTGGGATTTAGCGGCTTTTCTGTGCAAGCTCAAGTTGCCAGTATCTTAGCTGAAACTGATATTAAGTTTTTACCATTTTTTATTGCTCGTATTCTTCATGGATGCTTCGCAATGATTATCACCATCTTACTGTGGCGCCCTCTCCATTCGTATATCACATCATACAATCCGTCTGTTCCGACCTCTACAAACGAAACCTTTGGGTGGATGAGTGAATATTGGCATGTGTGCATCACCTATGGGCCTCTTCTGACCATCGGATTTTTACTTTTGTATGTTTGGCTACTCTTTAAGAATTTGCGTCGGGCTTTGTAG
- a CDS encoding S8 family serine peptidase, with the protein MKKFLLMIGVILLFLFPFSRDFSFVGVPTVQAHSLLDGQNHDLIVSFTPSFHNHKALTNWQKKQRYDVISFNGAVAVSGEFKQKDIAAFLKNPNVASIEQDTKVHLLEQVMDWGVQTVHAPYAWKSSYTGKGVKVAVLDTGVGPHEEVNVVKGVSMVSYTTSFRDDHGHGTHVAGIIAAKNNTRGIVGVAPNAEIYAVKVLDSNGNGYLSDIIKGIIWAINEQVDIINMSFGTSTPSPALEQAINIATQNGIQVVVAAGNSGSSKTPGLLYPAKYDPVIAVGSVDKDMNRSSFSSYGPELDLVAPGSSIQSTYLFNSYARLSGTSMAAPHVAGDLALLKEAFPNASAQELTQKLFATAKDVGSPGKDDMYGYGLIQAPFNEGMTQLTVNLSQPSLLPNEPVAIKTNVNFLTLKPAPQVGLRYTVTMPSGKKMSYTAKSDDDGEAVFTFSSTQAVGTYKVDISSLGNEEKTSTSFTIAKPSSSYLHFFLSSSTIVQKGSGTAVTATVLDEKNRPLSSRKISFTATTPSNQILRFSAISDKRGKASITLEKNIPLDMSGTYFVTASIANFQHTLSLLVADK; encoded by the coding sequence ATGAAAAAGTTTTTGCTAATGATTGGGGTTATTCTACTTTTTCTCTTTCCTTTTTCTCGTGATTTTTCCTTCGTTGGTGTTCCAACCGTCCAAGCTCATTCTTTATTAGACGGACAAAACCACGATCTGATTGTGAGTTTCACCCCATCTTTTCATAATCACAAAGCACTAACCAATTGGCAGAAAAAGCAAAGGTATGATGTGATTTCGTTTAATGGAGCTGTTGCTGTCAGCGGGGAATTTAAACAAAAAGATATTGCAGCATTTTTGAAGAATCCAAACGTTGCTTCAATCGAACAGGATACAAAAGTTCATTTGTTAGAACAGGTGATGGACTGGGGAGTACAAACGGTCCATGCCCCATACGCTTGGAAGTCTTCGTATACAGGAAAAGGAGTGAAAGTAGCCGTTCTTGATACAGGAGTAGGACCACATGAGGAAGTAAACGTGGTCAAAGGCGTTTCGATGGTGTCGTACACCACATCCTTTCGAGACGACCACGGCCATGGCACACATGTAGCGGGTATTATTGCAGCTAAGAACAATACACGCGGTATTGTTGGAGTGGCACCTAATGCAGAGATCTACGCTGTAAAAGTGCTGGATTCAAACGGAAACGGCTATTTGTCAGATATCATCAAAGGCATCATATGGGCCATTAATGAACAAGTCGATATTATTAATATGAGCTTTGGGACAAGCACCCCCTCCCCAGCCCTAGAACAAGCCATTAACATCGCCACACAAAACGGGATTCAAGTCGTGGTGGCAGCTGGCAATTCAGGAAGCTCTAAAACTCCTGGTCTTTTATATCCAGCAAAATATGATCCCGTCATTGCCGTTGGATCCGTAGACAAAGATATGAATCGCTCTTCCTTCTCTTCCTACGGACCTGAGTTAGACCTTGTCGCACCAGGCTCTTCAATTCAAAGCACCTATCTCTTTAATAGCTATGCTCGTTTAAGCGGAACATCAATGGCCGCTCCTCATGTGGCAGGTGACTTGGCTTTATTAAAAGAAGCCTTTCCAAATGCATCCGCACAAGAACTGACGCAAAAATTGTTTGCAACAGCTAAAGATGTAGGATCTCCCGGAAAGGATGACATGTACGGGTACGGATTGATTCAAGCACCGTTTAATGAAGGGATGACTCAGCTAACTGTGAACCTTTCACAGCCATCCCTACTGCCAAATGAACCCGTAGCTATTAAAACCAATGTAAATTTCCTAACGCTTAAACCTGCCCCGCAAGTCGGCCTTCGGTACACGGTTACGATGCCATCGGGAAAAAAGATGTCGTATACAGCAAAAAGCGATGATGATGGAGAAGCTGTCTTTACATTTTCGTCTACGCAAGCCGTTGGAACTTATAAAGTAGACATCTCTTCATTAGGTAATGAGGAAAAGACGAGCACTTCTTTTACGATCGCCAAGCCTAGTTCTTCCTATCTTCACTTCTTTTTATCAAGCTCTACTATTGTGCAAAAAGGGAGCGGTACTGCCGTAACAGCAACCGTATTGGATGAAAAAAATCGTCCGCTCAGCTCCAGAAAAATCTCATTTACAGCTACTACCCCTTCTAATCAGATCCTTCGTTTTTCAGCAATCAGTGATAAACGTGGAAAAGCCTCTATCACCCTCGAAAAAAACATTCCATTAGATATGTCTGGGACCTACTTCGTCACTGCCAGTATCGCTAATTTTCAACACACGCTTTCTTTACTTGTAGCAGACAAATAA
- the coaD gene encoding pantetheine-phosphate adenylyltransferase → MGSVAICPGSFDPVTNGHLDIIKRGAKIFDTLYITVLNNSSKNPLFSVEERIALLQEVTKDMPNITIEASQGLLMEYAKKKNANCILRGLRAVSDFEYEMQITSVNRVLDESIETFFMMTNNQYSFLSSSIVKEVAKYGGNVSELVPPAVSEALIQKFHT, encoded by the coding sequence ATGGGGAGTGTAGCCATCTGTCCAGGGAGCTTTGATCCCGTTACAAATGGACATCTAGATATCATTAAGCGTGGAGCAAAGATTTTTGACACGCTGTACATAACTGTTTTAAATAATTCTTCTAAAAATCCGCTTTTTTCAGTAGAAGAACGAATCGCGCTACTTCAAGAAGTAACAAAGGATATGCCTAATATTACGATTGAAGCATCGCAAGGTCTGTTAATGGAATATGCGAAGAAAAAGAATGCTAACTGCATCTTGCGCGGACTTCGGGCTGTATCAGATTTCGAATACGAAATGCAAATTACGTCTGTTAATCGCGTGCTTGATGAATCCATTGAGACATTTTTTATGATGACAAACAACCAATATTCGTTTTTAAGCTCCAGTATTGTGAAAGAAGTAGCAAAATACGGTGGAAATGTATCAGAGTTAGTTCCACCAGCCGTTTCAGAGGCATTAATCCAAAAATTTCATACATAA
- the rsmD gene encoding 16S rRNA (guanine(966)-N(2))-methyltransferase RsmD codes for MRVVSGTKKGLALKAVPGTTTRPTTDKVKESIYNIIGPYFEGGLGLDLFGGSGGLGIEALSRGLDKFIFVDRDGKAIQTIKTNLATCGFEDQAEVYRNDADRALKAILKRELQFDLILLDPPYKAQKLKALIEFISEASLLTSTGKIVCEHDKGVSLPETIGTYERTKAEIYGITAITIYEPAQTEQAEEE; via the coding sequence ATGAGAGTTGTATCTGGTACAAAAAAAGGACTAGCGTTAAAAGCCGTTCCTGGAACGACGACGCGTCCAACGACAGATAAGGTGAAAGAATCTATTTACAATATTATTGGTCCCTATTTTGAAGGTGGACTTGGTTTAGATTTATTTGGTGGAAGCGGTGGACTAGGCATTGAGGCGTTAAGTCGTGGGTTGGATAAATTTATTTTTGTCGACCGAGATGGTAAAGCCATTCAAACGATTAAAACGAATTTAGCTACTTGCGGGTTTGAAGACCAAGCAGAAGTGTATCGAAATGACGCAGACCGTGCACTTAAAGCGATTCTTAAACGAGAGCTTCAGTTTGATTTGATCCTGTTAGATCCACCGTATAAAGCACAAAAATTGAAAGCGCTTATCGAATTCATTAGCGAAGCATCACTGCTAACTTCGACGGGCAAAATTGTTTGTGAGCATGACAAAGGTGTTTCATTGCCAGAAACGATTGGTACCTATGAACGAACAAAGGCTGAAATTTATGGTATTACCGCAATTACAATCTATGAGCCTGCGCAAACAGAACAGGCAGAGGAAGAATAA
- a CDS encoding DUF7147 family protein: MIQRFIELGEGYSDIYELFELARSNKHRLAHLLLLETTIDGQRKGSFVVVLSPASEGKFQPLYISREGVALTESSKRIELFQELAASLEKKVISIDVRSSKSFAETDLYYQYLIGILRMNRYILPMQ; encoded by the coding sequence ATGATTCAACGTTTTATTGAGCTTGGTGAAGGCTATTCTGATATTTACGAGCTGTTTGAATTGGCTCGCTCTAACAAGCATCGCCTTGCACATCTATTATTACTTGAAACAACGATCGACGGACAGAGAAAAGGCTCCTTTGTGGTTGTGCTCTCTCCTGCGTCTGAAGGGAAATTTCAGCCTCTTTATATCTCAAGAGAAGGGGTTGCCTTAACCGAGTCAAGCAAACGCATAGAGCTGTTTCAAGAGCTCGCTGCATCCCTTGAAAAAAAGGTGATTTCAATTGATGTTCGATCATCTAAAAGCTTTGCTGAAACTGACCTTTACTATCAGTACCTCATCGGTATTTTGCGAATGAATCGCTATATTTTACCAATGCAATAA
- a CDS encoding YlbG family protein, with protein MFVERQGVIVYVQSVKQAKSLRRYGHVQYVSKDLKYVVLYSNMEDHEKLVEKLNSLPFVKKVMPSYKPFLKTEFENSKPDKAKEYDYKIGI; from the coding sequence ATGTTTGTGGAGCGTCAAGGAGTCATTGTATATGTTCAGTCTGTGAAACAGGCTAAATCGTTAAGAAGATATGGACATGTTCAATACGTTTCAAAAGATTTAAAATACGTGGTGTTATATTCTAATATGGAAGATCATGAAAAATTAGTAGAAAAACTAAATTCTCTTCCTTTTGTTAAAAAAGTGATGCCTTCGTATAAACCGTTTTTGAAAACTGAATTTGAAAATTCAAAGCCGGACAAAGCAAAAGAATATGATTATAAAATTGGAATTTAA
- a CDS encoding YlbF family regulator: MLVTSETVQLLDGAEHIGKMILQSDVVEHYRQCLYTFRQDQEAQALVAEFVKMKERYEEVQRFGRYHPDYKTVTKQTRELKRSVDLHETVIEFKKAENAVQKLLDEVSVILGYSISEQIKVPTGNPFFDTGSSCGGGCGSGGSCGCSVH; encoded by the coding sequence ATGCTTGTAACATCAGAGACTGTTCAGCTTTTAGATGGTGCTGAGCACATTGGAAAGATGATTTTACAATCCGATGTCGTTGAACATTATCGTCAGTGTTTATATACATTTAGGCAAGATCAGGAAGCTCAGGCGCTTGTCGCGGAATTTGTGAAGATGAAAGAGCGTTACGAAGAGGTACAGCGCTTTGGGAGATATCATCCTGATTACAAAACCGTCACAAAACAGACGCGTGAGCTGAAGCGCTCAGTAGACCTTCATGAGACGGTCATTGAATTTAAAAAGGCGGAGAACGCCGTGCAAAAGCTTTTAGATGAAGTGAGCGTCATTTTAGGGTACTCCATTTCTGAGCAAATCAAAGTGCCGACTGGAAATCCGTTCTTTGATACTGGTTCTTCCTGTGGTGGTGGATGTGGTTCAGGTGGAAGCTGCGGATGTAGCGTTCACTAA
- a CDS encoding DUF2711 family protein: MLSLVFEIPDTYNNLHLSKLSVQRLKGGDDLLKYIWLKDKKPILKQLPRTFKSAALLLHPFVQMPSGWEESIRENSYQHIYPSDEEILTIGKPVPWQKVMLDCGFASSEEVALALITSIGAFIEKYRREDLADRLNLHLRPDYFYPTEDHTSVFLMDRLLKVMGSNGAKELYFSDPISGDNGLLTINDTSSLDLCDLSGHELIVTDENRDYAFMSLYDSFITLLIAKDEHIGDIVQTMKFEAIICDQKTSVNWYLQ; this comes from the coding sequence CTGTTATCACTTGTATTTGAAATACCAGATACGTATAATAACCTACACTTGTCTAAACTTAGCGTGCAGCGTCTGAAGGGAGGGGATGATTTGTTAAAGTATATTTGGTTAAAGGATAAGAAACCAATCTTAAAACAGCTTCCCAGAACGTTTAAGTCCGCAGCTCTATTGCTTCATCCTTTCGTTCAAATGCCTTCAGGATGGGAGGAAAGCATAAGGGAGAATTCATATCAACATATCTATCCGAGTGATGAAGAGATTCTTACAATTGGTAAACCTGTTCCTTGGCAGAAGGTCATGTTGGATTGTGGTTTTGCTTCCTCTGAAGAAGTAGCATTAGCTTTAATCACTTCTATTGGTGCTTTCATAGAAAAATATAGACGAGAGGATTTAGCTGATCGCTTAAATTTACATCTTCGCCCAGACTATTTTTATCCAACAGAGGATCATACATCGGTGTTTTTAATGGATCGTTTATTGAAGGTGATGGGCTCAAACGGAGCTAAAGAACTTTATTTCTCAGATCCGATATCGGGGGATAATGGTTTATTGACCATCAATGATACGTCTTCATTAGATCTATGTGACTTATCAGGTCATGAGTTAATCGTGACGGATGAAAATAGGGATTATGCTTTTATGAGTTTGTATGACTCTTTTATAACCTTGCTGATTGCAAAAGATGAGCATATTGGAGATATCGTGCAAACGATGAAGTTTGAGGCGATCATATGTGATCAAAAAACTTCTGTTAATTGGTATCTGCAGTAA
- a CDS encoding YlbE-like family protein, translating into MRKDVYDYISSKSQLQQFIREQPIWYRTLTRDPTQLEKFELASLQYFKQTIPHKIEKFSNSVEMANVMLYMLQAMREQDS; encoded by the coding sequence ATGAGAAAAGATGTGTATGATTATATCTCATCAAAGTCGCAGCTGCAGCAGTTTATCCGCGAGCAACCAATTTGGTATCGTACGTTAACACGAGACCCAACGCAGCTTGAAAAGTTTGAACTTGCGTCATTGCAGTATTTTAAACAGACGATTCCCCATAAAATTGAGAAGTTCTCAAATTCGGTCGAAATGGCGAATGTGATGCTTTATATGCTTCAGGCGATGCGAGAGCAAGATTCATAA
- a CDS encoding YlbD family protein: MSSVKKELHPSIAKFKTFVKDHPKLVEEVRKQKRSWQEIYEDWYLFGEDDQTWAKYRSTDGDEEPAKEDEKKAKGDFLGSIFSSVKNMDVDQMQQHMTSMNSAISNIQQVLQQFQTKKPIGGGSVPNNPFGFRKD; encoded by the coding sequence TTGAGCAGTGTAAAAAAAGAGTTGCACCCTTCCATTGCAAAGTTTAAAACGTTTGTGAAGGATCATCCAAAGCTTGTAGAAGAAGTACGAAAGCAAAAGCGTTCTTGGCAGGAAATTTATGAAGATTGGTATTTATTTGGGGAAGACGATCAAACGTGGGCGAAGTACCGTTCAACAGATGGAGACGAAGAACCCGCGAAAGAAGATGAAAAGAAAGCCAAAGGAGACTTTTTAGGCTCGATCTTTTCATCGGTGAAGAATATGGACGTTGATCAAATGCAGCAGCATATGACGAGCATGAATTCGGCGATTTCAAACATTCAGCAGGTGCTTCAGCAATTCCAAACAAAGAAACCAATAGGTGGAGGCTCGGTCCCCAATAACCCTTTTGGATTTCGTAAGGATTAA
- a CDS encoding DUF1405 domain-containing protein — protein MNYLQLIFKDKRMLILLLIVNTLGTFYGYIWYGGQLAITPAKFIPFVPDSPTATLFFVFVLIGFLMNKNFGLMEALASVTLFKYGIWAVVMNLLVYKVTGEMNIIMLMLMTSHFAMAVQGILYTPFYRIKPIHLSIAAVWAVHNEIIDYVFFMMPQYPVLDQYRAQIGYFTFWLSIASVTLVYWLSVRKKKVVK, from the coding sequence GTGAATTATCTACAGCTTATTTTTAAAGACAAACGAATGCTTATCCTGTTGTTAATTGTGAATACGCTTGGAACGTTTTATGGATATATTTGGTACGGCGGACAGTTAGCCATTACTCCAGCGAAATTTATTCCCTTTGTACCTGACAGCCCCACGGCTACGCTCTTTTTTGTTTTTGTCCTAATCGGATTTTTAATGAATAAAAACTTCGGCTTAATGGAAGCGTTGGCGAGCGTGACGCTGTTTAAGTATGGCATTTGGGCAGTGGTAATGAACCTGCTTGTGTATAAAGTAACAGGAGAAATGAATATTATTATGCTCATGCTTATGACATCTCATTTCGCTATGGCAGTACAAGGTATCCTTTATACACCTTTTTATCGAATTAAGCCAATTCATTTATCAATTGCAGCCGTATGGGCCGTACATAACGAAATCATTGATTACGTGTTTTTCATGATGCCGCAGTATCCTGTATTAGATCAATACAGGGCACAAATTGGCTACTTTACCTTCTGGCTCAGCATTGCTTCGGTTACGCTTGTTTATTGGCTCTCCGTGCGAAAGAAAAAAGTTGTAAAATAG
- a CDS encoding menaquinol-cytochrome c reductase cytochrome b/c subunit — MHRGKGMKFVGDSRVPVSRKPNIPKDYSEFPGKTEAFWPNFLLKEWMVGAVFLVGYLCLTIAEPSPLERIADPTDTGYIPLPDWYFLFLYQLLKYSYASGPYNVIGAFIVPGIAFGALLLAPFLDSGPERRPARRPIPTGFMLLAIAGIIFLTWESVATHDWKAAEAQGKIVKEVPIDKEAEGYKLMEKNTCLTCHGENLQGGAAAPALTEINLKPEEVAKIAKNGKGNMPAGVFKGTDEELKTLSEFVANIGKDK; from the coding sequence ATGCATCGTGGTAAAGGAATGAAATTTGTCGGAGATTCACGTGTTCCTGTATCAAGGAAACCGAATATTCCGAAAGATTACTCGGAATTTCCAGGGAAAACAGAAGCTTTTTGGCCAAACTTTCTTTTAAAAGAATGGATGGTAGGGGCTGTATTTTTAGTCGGCTATCTATGCTTAACCATCGCAGAACCATCTCCTCTAGAACGTATTGCAGATCCTACTGATACAGGATATATACCACTACCAGACTGGTACTTTCTGTTTTTATATCAACTTTTAAAATATTCATATGCATCAGGTCCGTACAACGTAATCGGAGCATTTATCGTACCGGGAATCGCGTTCGGAGCGCTTTTATTAGCACCATTTTTAGATAGTGGTCCAGAGCGACGTCCGGCAAGACGACCAATTCCAACTGGTTTTATGCTACTAGCAATTGCGGGTATTATCTTCTTAACGTGGGAATCAGTCGCAACACATGACTGGAAAGCTGCAGAAGCGCAAGGGAAAATCGTCAAAGAAGTGCCGATCGATAAAGAAGCAGAAGGCTATAAATTAATGGAGAAAAATACGTGTTTGACCTGTCACGGTGAAAACCTGCAGGGTGGGGCAGCAGCTCCAGCGCTAACCGAAATTAATCTAAAGCCGGAAGAAGTAGCGAAAATAGCCAAAAACGGTAAGGGGAACATGCCAGCAGGTGTGTTCAAAGGAACCGATGAAGAGCTTAAAACACTTTCTGAGTTTGTAGCAAATATCGGAAAAGACAAGTAG
- the qcrB gene encoding menaquinol-cytochrome c reductase cytochrome b subunit: protein MLNKIYDWVDERLDITPLWRDIADHEVPEHVNPAHHFSAFVYCFGGLTFFVTVIQILSGMFLTMYYVPDIKNAWESVYYLQNEVAFGQIVRGMHHWGASLVIVMMFLHTLRVFFQGAYKKPRELNWIVGVLIFGVMLGLGFTGYLLPWDMKALFATKVGLQIAESTPFIGAQVKTLLAGHPDIIGAQTLTRFFAIHVFFLPGALLGLMAAHFLMIRKQGISGPL from the coding sequence ATGCTAAACAAAATCTATGATTGGGTTGATGAACGCTTAGATATTACTCCTTTATGGCGAGACATTGCTGACCACGAAGTACCTGAACATGTCAATCCAGCACACCATTTCTCAGCATTTGTCTATTGTTTTGGCGGGCTAACGTTTTTTGTAACCGTTATCCAAATCCTATCCGGTATGTTTTTGACAATGTATTATGTACCAGATATTAAAAATGCATGGGAATCTGTTTATTATCTTCAAAACGAAGTCGCATTTGGACAAATTGTACGCGGTATGCATCACTGGGGTGCGAGCTTAGTCATCGTTATGATGTTTTTACATACGTTGCGCGTATTTTTCCAAGGTGCGTACAAAAAACCTCGTGAGCTTAACTGGATCGTTGGCGTACTAATCTTCGGCGTTATGTTAGGTCTAGGATTTACGGGTTATTTACTTCCGTGGGATATGAAAGCGCTTTTCGCGACGAAGGTAGGGCTTCAAATTGCGGAATCAACGCCGTTTATTGGAGCACAAGTTAAAACACTTCTAGCAGGGCATCCGGACATTATCGGAGCACAAACGTTAACTCGCTTCTTTGCCATCCACGTGTTCTTCTTACCAGGTGCACTTTTAGGCTTAATGGCTGCTCATTTCTTGATGATTCGAAAACAAGGTATTTCTGGTCCTCTGTAA